A stretch of Limanda limanda chromosome 7, fLimLim1.1, whole genome shotgun sequence DNA encodes these proteins:
- the LOC133005013 gene encoding thyrotropin subunit beta-like — protein MRISMPMFVSQCTLLCALIGGTACACMLKNHTLWIERHDCAQCVAINTTICSGYCYTQDTNFKGRFGRAFLIQRSCVPLSLVYRPACFPSCSKDAAPQVYYPVARCCSCKRCDTRTHNCVRTSQNSYDQCPRTHGSLKNQNQSASEISQDMYTQCKL, from the exons ATGAGAATAAG CATGCCTATGTTTGTGTCACAATGCACGCTGCTGTGTGCGCTGATTGGTGGGACAGCGTGTGCCTGCATGCTGAAGAATCACACCTTATGGATTGAGAGACACGACTGTGCCCAGTGTGTGGCCATCAACACGACCATCTGCAGTGGCTACTGTTACACACAG GACACCAATTTTAAGGGCCGCTTTGGGAGGGCCTTCCTGATCCAGCGTAGCTGTGTGCCTCTCTCCCTGGTGTACCGACCGGCCTGTTTTCCTAGCTGCTCTAAGGATGCCGCCCCGCAAGTGTATTATCCCGTGGCCCGCTGCTGTAGCTGTAAGCGCtgtgacacacgcacacacaactgTGTCCGCACCAGCCAAAACTCCTACGACCAGTGCCCCAGGACGCACGGCAGCCTGAAGAACCAGAACCAGTCTGCCTCTGAAATATCACaagacatgtacacacaatgCAAGTTATGA
- the slc25a55b gene encoding solute carrier family 25 member 55b, protein MAQQQRISLPAKLINGGIAGMVGVTCVFPIDLAKTRLQNQRSGQQLYKSMMDCLIKTVKSEGYFGMYRGAAVNLTLVTPEKAIKLAANDFFRQQLSKDGGKLTVLKEMLAGCCAGMCQVTITTPMEMLKIQLQDAGRLAAQQRVVPSVATTLKMGGTSAVISRSYNTRPAPQVMRVSATQITRELLRTKGVTGLYKGLGATLMRDIPFSVVYFPLFAHLHQLGQHSKEDPSVPFYWSFMSGCSAGCVAAVAVSPCDVVKTRLQSLNKGANEETYSGVVDCVRKILTKEGPRAFLKGAGCRALVIAPLFGIAQVVYFVGVGEFLLGYTPYTICSA, encoded by the exons ATGGCCCAGCAACAACGGATCAG CCTCCCAGCCAAACTGATCAATGGAGGGATTGCAGGGATGGTGGGAGTCACCTGTGTGTTTCCAATCGACCTAGCCAAGACCCGCCTGCAGAACCAGCGCAGCGGGCAGCAACTTTACAAGAGCAT gaTGGATTGCTTAATAAAGACAGTAAAATCTGAAGGCTACTTTGGCATGTACAGAG GTGCTGCCGTAAATCTTACCCTGGTGACCCCAGAAAAGGCCATCAAGCTAGCTGCTAATGACTTCTTCCGCCAACAGTTGAGCAAAGATGG CGGCAAGTTGACGGTGCTCAAAGAGATGCTGGCAGGATGCTGTGCAGGAATGTGCCAGGTCACTATCACCACACCCATGGAGATGCTCAAGATCCAGCTGCAGGATGCTGGCAGGCTAG CAGCCCAGCAGAGGGTGGTGCCCAGTGTGGCCACAACTCTGAAGATGGGGGGGACCAGTGCGGTTATTAGCCGTTCTTACAACACCAGGCCTGCACCTCAAGTGATGCGCGTGTCTGCCACACAGATTACCAGAGAGCTGCTGAGGACCAAAGGTGTCACAGGACTGTACAAGGGGCTCGGGGCCACGCTAATGAG GGACATCCCCTTCTCCGTTGTGTACTTCCCTCTTTTCGCACATCTGCACCAGCTCGGCCAGCATTCAAAAGAAGACCCGTCCGTGCCCTTCTATTGGTCCTTCATGTCAGGCTGTTCGGCTGGATGCGTTGCGGCAGTGGCCGTCAGCCCTTGTGATG TGGTTAAGACAAGGCTACAATCCCTCAACAAAGGAGCTAATGAGGAAACCTACAGCGGAGTGGTGGACTGTGTCAG AAAGATCCTGACAAAGGAAGGTCCCAGAGCATTCCTGAAGGGGGCCGGCTGCCGGGCCCTGGTTATCGCTCCGCTCTTCGGCATAGCCCAAGTTGTGTACTTTGTTGGAGTGGGAGAGTTCCTGCTGGGGTACACCCCCTACACAATATGCTCTGCATAA